The nucleotide sequence ACATTACACCCAAATACGCAAATTTAAGCAGTAAAAATTATTTTAAATGCTAAGAAACAATCAACGTAAAACGTGGATACAAAATATAATCATTTGGAATATATATTGCTTACATATCTAATAAATTTCTGAAGTGTCCTTTAATTTTTTAATGATTGCGAAATTTATATACAAACGACTACTTAAATACCACAATAAACATAATATAAAGGTAAAATTATAAGTAAATACCTCGTGAAAATTAATCTGAATAGTGGGGGGAGAATTGTGTATTACATCCATAAAGAAATAAAAAATCCATACAAAACAGGATTGGATATGGCATATGAAATATCAAAAAAATAAAAAACCCATCTTTAATGATTCTACTAACATCACTAACAAAAAAAGAAGATATTGTTGAGTTGATAAATGGGTTGAAATCTAAGATTGATGTTTCAAAGTTGATTGGATGCACAACTGCAGGGGAGTTTTCTGAATGGAAATTTACGCAAAATGGGGCATTATTGATAGTATTTGATGAACATTATAAAATAGCAATCGAATGTAAAAAATTTGATAGTAATGATGACCCAAGAGATTTTGGAATGTCTTTGGCAAGGGATGCATTAAAGAAATTAAAAGATATCAGTCCAAAAATCTCATTGGATGAAACGTTGGTTGGTTTTTTATTTTTTGATTGGAATTCAGACAATGAAAATGAAATTATAGAGGGGATAAGCAACATATTGAGTGGCATTCCAATCGTTGGGGGGACATCTGGGGATTGTTTTAAGTTTGAAAGAACATTTTTAATATATCAAGGTAAGGTCTTAGAAAATTCAGTAGTTAAGGCTATAGGCACATGTCCTAAAAAAATGGAGATTATTTATGGGCATGGATACAAGCCAACACAATATTATGCAAGGGTTACAAAAGCAAATGGGAAAGTCGTATACGAACTTGATGGAAAGCCTGCATTTCAAGTATATGCAAAAATGATAAGTGACCACACAAAAATTCCCTATGAAGAAATCGTTAAAAAATTCAAACCTCAAAACTTTAAAAATCTTGACCTTGCCCTTCTATACCCACTCGGAGTTCACGATACTTGTGGAAACTACCATATAAAGTTCTTAGAAAGTGTTGAAGGGGATACCCTTGTTTTAATGCATGAGGTTAAAGAAGGGACTTTTTTAGTTATGATGGAAACCACCCCAGAAAATACAAAAAAATCTCGGGAAAAAGTTATAGAAAGAATAAAAAACAAATTCAAAAATCCAATAATATTTGTAGTTGATTGTGCATGTAGGTGGGTTATAGAAAGTTCCATAGATGGGAAAATCTGCAGAGTTCAAACTAACAGTGAAAGTAAATTTCCAAAAAACCCCCTGCTAAATATTAAGGAAAGTTTATGGGGTCCCTATGGCATTGGATTCTTAAGTTATGGTGAGAGTGTTATAAAAGGTATCTTATCCTACCACAATACCTTAACTTTTGTAGGGTTGGTAATAGATTCGTCTGATGAAAGGGTAGATTGGAGAGAAGAACTGAAATACTTTGAATTCTCAAATGATGAGGTTGAGGTGATATCCCTACTCATGGATAAAAAATTAACAGTTAGGGAGATATTGGAAAAAGTT is from Methanotorris formicicus Mc-S-70 and encodes:
- a CDS encoding FIST N-terminal domain-containing protein — encoded protein: MILLTSLTKKEDIVELINGLKSKIDVSKLIGCTTAGEFSEWKFTQNGALLIVFDEHYKIAIECKKFDSNDDPRDFGMSLARDALKKLKDISPKISLDETLVGFLFFDWNSDNENEIIEGISNILSGIPIVGGTSGDCFKFERTFLIYQGKVLENSVVKAIGTCPKKMEIIYGHGYKPTQYYARVTKANGKVVYELDGKPAFQVYAKMISDHTKIPYEEIVKKFKPQNFKNLDLALLYPLGVHDTCGNYHIKFLESVEGDTLVLMHEVKEGTFLVMMETTPENTKKSREKVIERIKNKFKNPIIFVVDCACRWVIESSIDGKICRVQTNSESKFPKNPLLNIKESLWGPYGIGFLSYGESVIKGILSYHNTLTFVGLVIDSSDERVDWREELKYFEFSNDEVEVISLLMDKKLTVREILEKVSISQTKLYQILNELESRGIIRSDEGKPKKFYIDNLKEVLERIHLELENQYRFKKKKREELLSKL